The Xanthomonas sontii genome contains a region encoding:
- a CDS encoding EF-hand domain-containing protein — MKSRNPLLALAVLAVLAGTAYAVPPPPADPAAPADAGGIAALDKNGDGVIDRSEAAADPRLAQHFDAMDKNHDGKLSRDEWPRHGRHGGPGDHGVPGAMMAKLDTNKDGRISRAEAQADPKLAARFDKMDVNKDGYIDRADFELRAKQHRDAWFTAADTNKDGMLSRAEFDAAQAKRWAHRPGGQRGGDAPPPPMPAPDSN, encoded by the coding sequence ATGAAGTCTCGCAACCCGCTGCTCGCCCTGGCCGTGCTGGCCGTGCTGGCCGGTACCGCCTACGCCGTTCCCCCGCCGCCGGCCGATCCCGCCGCGCCCGCCGATGCCGGCGGCATCGCCGCGCTCGACAAGAACGGCGACGGCGTCATCGACCGCAGCGAGGCCGCCGCCGATCCGCGCCTGGCCCAGCATTTCGACGCCATGGACAAGAACCACGACGGCAAGCTCAGCCGCGACGAGTGGCCGCGCCACGGCCGTCACGGCGGCCCGGGCGACCACGGCGTGCCCGGCGCGATGATGGCCAAGCTGGACACCAACAAGGACGGCCGCATCAGCCGCGCCGAAGCGCAGGCCGATCCCAAGCTCGCCGCGCGCTTCGACAAGATGGACGTGAACAAGGACGGCTACATCGACCGTGCCGACTTCGAACTGCGCGCCAAGCAACATCGCGATGCCTGGTTCACCGCGGCCGACACCAACAAGGACGGCATGCTCAGCCGCGCCGAGTTCGATGCGGCGCAGGCCAAGCGCTGGGCGCATCGCCCGGGCGGGCAGCGCGGTGGCGACGCACCGCCGCCGCCGATGCCGGCGCCGGACAGCAACTGA
- a CDS encoding arginyltransferase → MAIHSDASDDLRLFQTGQHACGYWPERQARDLVLDPHDPRLGALYPLALSWGFRRSGDLVYRPHCDHCRACVAVRIPIDEFVPDRSQRRCLARNTDVEVRIVAAERSEEQLALYQRYLRHRHPGGGMDDHGAHEFDQFLIGRWSHGRFLELRQRMPDGRRGPLLAVAVTDIAAQALSAVYTFYDPDAGARGLGTLAILQQIAWARREGLRHLYLGYWIRGHQKMDYKRRFRPLQAYDGRHWRDFDDYLRQLGG, encoded by the coding sequence ATGGCCATCCATTCCGACGCCAGCGACGACCTGCGGCTGTTCCAGACCGGCCAGCACGCGTGTGGCTACTGGCCCGAGCGGCAGGCCCGCGACCTGGTGCTGGACCCGCACGATCCACGCCTGGGCGCGCTGTATCCGCTGGCGCTGAGCTGGGGCTTCCGCCGCTCCGGCGATCTGGTCTATCGCCCGCACTGCGACCATTGCCGCGCCTGCGTTGCGGTGCGCATCCCGATCGACGAGTTCGTGCCCGATCGCAGCCAGCGCCGCTGCCTGGCGCGCAATACCGATGTCGAGGTCCGCATCGTCGCCGCCGAGCGCAGCGAGGAACAGCTGGCGCTGTACCAGCGCTACCTGCGCCACCGCCATCCCGGCGGCGGCATGGACGATCACGGCGCGCACGAATTCGACCAGTTCCTGATCGGCCGCTGGTCGCATGGGCGCTTCCTGGAGCTGCGGCAACGCATGCCGGACGGACGGCGCGGGCCGCTGCTGGCGGTAGCGGTCACCGATATCGCCGCGCAGGCGCTGTCGGCGGTCTACACCTTCTACGACCCGGACGCCGGCGCGCGCGGCCTGGGCACCCTGGCGATCCTGCAGCAGATCGCCTGGGCGCGACGCGAGGGCCTGCGCCACCTGTATCTGGGCTACTGGATCCGCGGCCACCAGAAGATGGACTACAAACGCCGCTTCCGGCCGCTGCAGGCCTACGACGGCCGCCACTGGCGCGACTTCGACGACTATCTGCGCCAGCTCGGCGGCTAG
- a CDS encoding endonuclease/exonuclease/phosphatase family protein, with amino-acid sequence MTSRLLLLALTLLCGACAHTAPTSSPMTDAAAPAARTLRLATYNTSLNADEPGALIAALQGDSAQARKIAAVLQQVRPDIVLLNEFDYDEAHRAADLFEQRYLAVPQPHGGAALRYPYRYLAPVNTGVPSGLDLDNDGHVGGEGRARGNDAWGYGLHPGQYGMLLLSKYPIDTAAVRSFRLLKWSAMPDALRPVDPATGRFFHSDAVWAQLRLSSKSHWDVPVRTPLGVLHALVAHPTPPVFDGAEKRNAARNHDELRLWREYLDDAGSGKARWLCDDAGRCGGLAADAQFVMLGDLNNDVIDGDGRHDAIRALVTHPRVLQYPTPHSAGGEETTRAYAATGIDHRGPPQQVTGDFGPKAGTMRLDYVLPSRNFRYLDSGVFWPASNDASAAIADGSDHHLVWVDVAAGR; translated from the coding sequence ATGACATCACGCCTCCTCCTGCTCGCCCTGACCCTGCTGTGCGGCGCCTGCGCGCACACCGCTCCCACGTCCTCCCCGATGACCGACGCCGCCGCGCCCGCCGCCAGGACGCTGCGCCTGGCCACCTACAACACCTCGCTCAATGCCGACGAACCCGGCGCACTGATCGCCGCCCTGCAGGGCGACAGCGCGCAGGCGCGCAAGATCGCCGCGGTGCTGCAGCAGGTGCGCCCGGACATCGTGCTGCTCAACGAGTTCGACTACGACGAGGCGCACCGCGCCGCCGACCTGTTCGAGCAGCGCTACCTCGCGGTGCCGCAACCGCACGGCGGCGCGGCGCTGCGCTATCCCTACCGCTACCTGGCCCCGGTCAACACCGGCGTGCCCAGCGGCCTGGACCTGGACAACGACGGCCATGTCGGCGGCGAAGGCCGCGCGCGCGGCAACGACGCCTGGGGCTACGGCCTGCATCCCGGCCAGTACGGCATGCTGCTGCTGTCGAAGTACCCGATCGACACCGCGGCGGTGCGCAGCTTCCGCCTGCTGAAATGGAGCGCGATGCCCGACGCGCTGCGCCCGGTCGACCCGGCCACCGGCCGCTTCTTCCACAGCGACGCGGTGTGGGCGCAGTTGCGGCTGTCGTCCAAGTCGCACTGGGACGTGCCGGTGCGCACCCCGCTGGGCGTGCTGCATGCGCTGGTGGCGCACCCGACCCCGCCGGTGTTCGACGGCGCGGAGAAGCGCAACGCCGCACGCAACCACGACGAACTGCGGCTGTGGCGCGAGTACCTGGACGATGCCGGCAGCGGCAAGGCGCGCTGGCTGTGCGACGACGCCGGCCGCTGCGGCGGGCTGGCCGCCGATGCGCAGTTCGTGATGCTCGGCGACCTCAACAACGACGTGATCGACGGCGACGGCCGCCACGACGCGATCCGCGCGCTGGTGACGCATCCGCGCGTCCTGCAATACCCCACCCCGCACAGCGCTGGCGGCGAGGAGACAACGCGCGCCTACGCGGCCACCGGCATCGACCATCGCGGCCCACCGCAGCAGGTCACCGGCGATTTCGGCCCCAAGGCCGGCACCATGCGCCTGGACTACGTGTTGCCGTCGCGCAACTTCCGCTACCTGGACAGCGGCGTGTTCTGGCCGGCCTCCAATGACGCCTCCGCCGCCATCGCCGACGGCAGCGACCACCACCTGGTCTGGGTCGACGTCGCCGCGGGGCGGTAA
- a CDS encoding roadblock/LC7 domain-containing protein: MRKRMASMRTQQLQQALEGLNGATADIEASALISLDGLMIASAMPQGMDEDRVGAMSAALLALGERSARELARGALERVLIQGELGYVIMSAAGREAVLTVLAKPSAKLGLVFLDIKRAAQALQQIL, encoded by the coding sequence ATGCGCAAGCGGATGGCGAGCATGCGAACGCAACAGTTGCAACAGGCGCTGGAAGGCCTCAATGGCGCCACCGCCGATATCGAGGCCTCGGCGCTGATCTCCCTGGACGGGCTGATGATCGCCTCGGCGATGCCGCAGGGCATGGACGAGGACCGCGTCGGCGCGATGTCCGCGGCGCTGCTCGCCCTGGGCGAGCGCAGCGCGCGCGAACTGGCGCGCGGCGCGCTGGAGCGGGTGCTGATCCAGGGCGAACTCGGCTACGTGATCATGAGTGCGGCCGGCCGCGAGGCGGTGCTCACCGTGCTGGCCAAACCCAGCGCCAAGCTCGGCCTGGTGTTCCTGGACATCAAGCGCGCCGCGCAGGCGCTGCAACAGATCCTGTAG
- a CDS encoding PAS domain-containing protein: MPLPPMQAPHEPHRSAELRYHDGSRRTVYWSEREVAYPDGRLIVSRTDLEGIITHANDAFVELSGWPRELLIGAPHCILRHPEMPRRAFRELWDTVLAGEKWHGYVKNLRRDGACYWVYATALPNVRDGRVVGFTSVRRKPSRRRIDALQPLYAQWLQDERAEPLA; encoded by the coding sequence ATGCCGCTGCCGCCGATGCAAGCGCCGCACGAGCCGCACCGCAGCGCCGAGCTGCGCTACCACGACGGCAGCCGCCGCACGGTGTACTGGAGCGAACGCGAGGTGGCCTACCCGGACGGGCGCCTGATCGTCTCGCGCACCGACCTGGAGGGCATCATCACCCACGCCAACGACGCCTTCGTCGAGCTCAGCGGCTGGCCGCGCGAACTGCTGATCGGCGCGCCGCACTGCATCCTGCGCCACCCGGAGATGCCGCGGCGCGCATTCCGCGAACTCTGGGACACCGTGCTGGCCGGCGAGAAGTGGCACGGCTACGTCAAGAACCTGCGCCGCGACGGCGCCTGCTACTGGGTCTACGCCACCGCGTTGCCGAACGTCCGCGACGGCCGCGTGGTCGGCTTCACCTCGGTGCGGCGCAAGCCGTCGCGGCGGCGCATCGACGCGCTGCAGCCGCTGTACGCGCAGTGGTTGCAGGACGAACGCGCGGAGCCGCTGGCATGA
- a CDS encoding PhnD/SsuA/transferrin family substrate-binding protein, translated as MSCTFLVAPDFAPEYFGGWYLLSTVLQRRAGLGLRLLMPADAAEQRQLLDDSVVDLVYASPFDASALIRDRGYLPLVRPRGHADEVVIATAAEAPARCVEDLPYGCRIALTANHDVRLIGLRLLEPADLEPERIAWRPASSYAAVARLLLEGEADAGLFLATAYHGLSRLTRARLRPLVESALCDIGHVLLAHPRLGPQLPVLRDALLALGDAAHRDDQAVLDALGLERGFEAMATEDAEFMIDLIDTLLD; from the coding sequence ATGAGCTGCACGTTCCTGGTCGCGCCGGACTTCGCGCCCGAGTACTTCGGCGGCTGGTACCTGCTCAGCACGGTGCTGCAGCGCCGCGCCGGCCTCGGCCTGCGCCTGCTGATGCCGGCCGATGCCGCCGAACAGCGGCAGTTGCTGGACGACAGCGTCGTCGACCTGGTGTACGCCAGCCCGTTCGACGCCAGCGCGTTGATCCGCGACCGCGGCTACCTGCCGCTGGTCAGGCCGCGCGGGCACGCCGACGAGGTGGTGATCGCGACCGCGGCCGAGGCGCCGGCGCGCTGCGTGGAAGACTTGCCCTACGGCTGCCGCATCGCCCTGACCGCCAACCACGACGTACGCCTGATCGGCCTGCGCCTGCTGGAACCGGCCGACCTGGAGCCGGAACGCATCGCCTGGCGCCCGGCCAGCAGCTACGCCGCGGTGGCACGGCTGCTGCTGGAAGGCGAAGCCGATGCCGGCCTGTTCCTGGCCACCGCCTACCACGGCCTGTCGCGCCTGACCCGCGCGCGATTGCGCCCGCTGGTGGAAAGCGCGCTGTGCGACATCGGCCACGTGCTGCTGGCGCATCCGCGCCTGGGCCCGCAACTGCCGGTACTGCGCGACGCCCTGCTGGCGCTGGGCGATGCCGCGCATCGCGACGACCAGGCGGTGCTCGACGCGCTGGGCCTGGAACGCGGCTTCGAGGCGATGGCCACGGAGGACGCCGAATTCATGATCGACCTGATCGACACCTTGCTGGACTGA